TGATCCTGTGGGGTTCAACTTTTATTCCGCATTTTTCCATTCTGTTTCCGCATTCTGTAATGCCGGCTTTTCCCTATATCCTGACAGCCTTACAAGATGGCAGGGAAATCTTGGGGTCAATATAGTTTTTGCTGTGCTGATAATTATGGGCGGACTTGGATTTTATGTTCTTGCTGAATGTGCAAGAAAGATTCGTATGCTGGTTCTGAAAAAGAAACGCCCTGTGCAGGCCCATTTTTTTACATGGCATACTAAAATTGTTCTTGAAACCACATTTTATCTTATCTTTTTTGGGACATTGGTTCTGCTGTTTGCTGAGAAAGTCGGTGATGAAAACTGGAACGACTTTTTACAAATGGGACTATCTTCATTTTTTCAGTCTGTAACCTGCAGAACAGCCGGATTCAATACAGTTGATATTTCTTCAATGACCAATGTCTCGCTTATCTTTATGATTTCTCTCATGGTTATCGGAGGCTCTCCGGGGTCTTGTGCCGGTGGTTTGAAAACTACAACTCTCAGAGTCTGGATAGGCTTTATTGTCGCCCGTCTGCGCGGCAGATCACAGACCAGAGTCGGCTGGTATGCCATGACTGAAGACAGCATAAACAAGGCCTTGACTCTTCTGGTGTTCGGCGTCCTCATCATGGGCGGCTCGGTTATACTGCTCAGTATTACTGAAGGTCATGGACTACCTCACCCTCAGGCCAGAGGCCATTTTATAGAGCTTTTGTTCGAGACTGTCTCGGCATTTGCCACCGTGGGGCTTTCAACCGGGGTAACTCCGACATTGAGCGGAGCAGGTAAAATAATAATTATTCTACTGATGTTTGTCGGCCGGCTTGGTCCAGTCTGGTTGTTGAGTGCTATAAACAGCTGGCAGAGTGAACCTCGTTTCCGTCTGCCTCAGGATGATCTTCCTCTTGGTTGATTTTTTCAGTACGGCCTTTTAAGGATTTATTATGAGTAAGAAAGTTGAAGTCGGTATTATAGGTCTTGGTAAATTCGGTTTATCTCTTGCCATAACTCTGGGCGAGCTTGGAATTTCTGTTGTTGGTGTTGATAACAGTGAAATGCGCGTTAAGGCGGCAAAACCTTACATTTCTCAGGTTTATCAGGCTGATGGCACGGATTCAAAGGCTCTTGAACAGCTTAGTTTTCAGGATTTGAATTACGTTGTTGTTTCAACCGGTGATTCAATGGATGCAAGTATTCTTGTTGTTTTGAATCTGCAGGAGATGGGCGTTGATAAAATATGGGTCAAGGCCATAAGTGAACAGCACCAGAAAGTTCTTAAACGTCTGGGAGTTGATTTTGTTGTTTTCCCTGAACAGTTTGTAGCAAAACAGCTGGCCCATCGTCTGGCAATGCCGGGAATGCTTGAATATCTTTCCATGGGAGACGATGTAATAATCCGGGAGCGCAGGGTTGGAGAATGGAAAGGCAAAAACCTTGCAGAATTAAACCTCACTAATAATTATCAGGTGCAGGTCATCGCAATTCGCAAAGCCGGGGAAGAAAAATTCAGTTTTGTTCCTAATGCCTCTGAACTGCTGGAAGAAGATGACGTGCTGGTTATAATGGGCAGCCGGGAAAGCGTAATGCGCCTTCCAGATGCGTCTGACTGAAATATTAAATAAAATTTCAAGTAATAAAAACCAGCCGTCAGTTTATACTCCGGCTGGTTTTTATTTATGACTATCAAGCTTGTATAGATTCTCGCTGATTTGTTTTTCTTTTCTTTTCCGTTCTTCAATATCCATAAGCCTGTCACGGATTTTCTGGGTTCTTTCTATGGCTTCGCCAATCTCCATGCCGGCGGCAAGCTGCATATCCCTGTACAGGGACAGAATATCGCTTCTCAATTTTGCTCCCAATTCGGTTGAACCGAATTCTTCGAGCATTTCTTCGTCGGTCTCGCTTTTTTCCATTATAAAGCGGCAGAACTTTTTTGCCTCTTCAACGCCTTTGTTTTTCTTAAGACATGTGGTGAGATATTTAATACAGTTTTCCCAGTCACCTGATTCGAAATAGGTTCTGGCCATATTGAAATAAAGATTTTCATCCTCGCTATCCAGTTCAACTGCGCGGTTATAATATTCAAGTGCCTCGGGGTAGAGGCCGTTTTTGCGCATGGCAATTCCGAAATCATTGAACATGTGCTTGTGCTCGACTGAATAGGCAGAATCAAGATTCAGAATTTTTTTGAAAACATCACGGGCCTTTTCAGAATTATTCTGGTCAAGATATATCTGCCCCAGCCCGAAGGTCGCACGTACGTTCTCTTCATC
The nucleotide sequence above comes from Maridesulfovibrio bastinii DSM 16055. Encoded proteins:
- a CDS encoding TrkH family potassium uptake protein; amino-acid sequence: MQKKFSSPFWLPVYAFGLTILAGSSALMLDVCHPGKDLSFINALFTATSAVCVTGLAVVDTGSFYSRAGQDVILALIQLGGLGIMTYASLVMYLLRHKVSASDRLSVSQTLLHDPSFNLANFIVGVIIAVFSIEIVGAVLLNSLDPVGFNFYSAFFHSVSAFCNAGFSLYPDSLTRWQGNLGVNIVFAVLIIMGGLGFYVLAECARKIRMLVLKKKRPVQAHFFTWHTKIVLETTFYLIFFGTLVLLFAEKVGDENWNDFLQMGLSSFFQSVTCRTAGFNTVDISSMTNVSLIFMISLMVIGGSPGSCAGGLKTTTLRVWIGFIVARLRGRSQTRVGWYAMTEDSINKALTLLVFGVLIMGGSVILLSITEGHGLPHPQARGHFIELLFETVSAFATVGLSTGVTPTLSGAGKIIIILLMFVGRLGPVWLLSAINSWQSEPRFRLPQDDLPLG
- a CDS encoding potassium channel family protein; this translates as MSKKVEVGIIGLGKFGLSLAITLGELGISVVGVDNSEMRVKAAKPYISQVYQADGTDSKALEQLSFQDLNYVVVSTGDSMDASILVVLNLQEMGVDKIWVKAISEQHQKVLKRLGVDFVVFPEQFVAKQLAHRLAMPGMLEYLSMGDDVIIRERRVGEWKGKNLAELNLTNNYQVQVIAIRKAGEEKFSFVPNASELLEEDDVLVIMGSRESVMRLPDASD
- a CDS encoding tetratricopeptide repeat protein, which gives rise to MSQESTYFTYQPSTQKKADDKLLIKSVFSTEDSRGRKRYFLITELGSNRFEIQEINRKNLPAGQRQMIDRRSLTANYTLEMDFWEKKVRPAMKKLNSSLRRGEAHRSHGELYSAEMEYQDALKLDEENVRATFGLGQIYLDQNNSEKARDVFKKILNLDSAYSVEHKHMFNDFGIAMRKNGLYPEALEYYNRAVELDSEDENLYFNMARTYFESGDWENCIKYLTTCLKKNKGVEEAKKFCRFIMEKSETDEEMLEEFGSTELGAKLRSDILSLYRDMQLAAGMEIGEAIERTQKIRDRLMDIEERKRKEKQISENLYKLDSHK